The following is a genomic window from Amycolatopsis sp. BJA-103.
CGCAACGCCGTCGTGCTCTTCGGCTTGTGATCGATCGCGAAAGCGACCGAATCGCCTTCGACAACGAAGGTCACCGGCACCAGGTGGGGCACACCGTCCGAACCCGTCGTCGCCAGCCGCGCGATCCGCTCGCCCTCGAACCGTGACCTGGCTTCCGCAGGCGTCAATCGCATGCGGTCAACGGTACCTAGGCGGCGCGCCGCACGCGGAGCACGTTGTCCGACCGCGTTCCCTCCTGGCCCTCGGGGCCTGGGAAATCGCGCGTCACGACCTCCTTCAACTCCACGGTCCACTCGCTGTCGGCCAGCGCGAGCGCTTCGAGGACCTCGGCGGGTGTCGGGAAGTGGACGTCCTTGTGCGGCGGCTCTTCCAGCCACGTCGGCCAGCCCGCGTGGCCGACGACGATCAGCGTGCCGCCGGGAGCGACCGCCTCGGAGGCGCGGCGGAGTGCCTTGTCCCGTTCGTCGTCCACGGCGACGGGGGAGTGGAAGAACTGCGCGGAGACGAGGTCGAATTGTCCCTCCGGGAACGACTTCGCCAGGTCGTGACGCTCCCAGACGATGCCGTCGGCACCGGCTTCGGCCGCGTGCCCGGCGGCACGCTTCAGCGCGACGTCCGAGATGTCGACGGCGGTGACCCGCCATCCCTGTTGCGTGAGCCAGATCGCGTCGCCGCCTTCGCCGCAGCCGAGATCGAGCGCCGCTCCCGGCGCCAGCGCCGCGACCTCACGCACGAGGAGCGGGTTCGCCTTGCCGCTCCAGACCTGGTCCTTGTCCCGGTAGAAGTCTTCCCAGAACTGCTGTGTGGAATCCATGACCGAAAGATGCCTCAGAACCGGTCGGATCCGCCAGTGCCGTTGCCGTTATGGCAAAACCACGAGCGTGCCCGCGTCGGCGTCGAGGGTGGCCCGCGTACCGAGAGGGATGGTCGGCGACGCCGGGACGTGCCCGAACCCGAAATCCCAGACCGTCGGCACGTCGAGCGGCCCCAGCCTGTCGAGCATCAGGTCGCGGATCGCCCCGGGATCACCGCATGCGGCCCACGAGCCGAGAACGATCCCCTGGACGCCGTCGAACCAGCCCGAACGCAGCAGCTGGGTCAGCATCCGGTCGATCCGGTACGCGCTTTCGGTGACGTCCTCCAGCAGCACGATCGCGTCCCGCGCCGAGCCCTGCTCCGGGGCGCCGAGGCCCGAGGCCAGCAGGGCGAGGTTGCCGCCGATGAGGGTCCCGGTCGCGGCGCCCGGCACGAGCGGCGACCCCGTCGGCGAGGTGATCGTCCGCACCTCGTCCGGTTCGAACAGTGACAACCGCAGATGTTCGGCGGCCACGTCGTCGAACAGGGTGGTCGCGGGCAAGGGGGAGAACAGCGTCTCCAGTCCCAAGTGGACGTTCACGGCGCGGTGCAGCGCGGTCACGTCGCTCGACCCGGCGAACATCTTGGGCCCGGCCGCCCGCAACGCCGCCCAGTCGACCAGGTCGAGCATGCGCTGCGAGCCGTAGCCGCCGCGGGCGGCGAGGACACAGGTCACCCCCGGATCCAACCAGGCCTCGGTGAACTCGGCGGCCCGCGCCTCGTCGGGTGCGGACAGGTAGCCGGTGGGCGCCGCGCGGACGCACTCTCCGACGCGGACCTCGACGCCCCAGCCGTGCAGGACGGGCAGCGTCTTCTCGACGAGCTCCGGCGGGACCGGACCCGCCGGAGCGACCAGCGCGATCGTGTCGCCCGGCCGCGTCTTCGGCGGCTTCACCGGCTCAGCCGCAGCTTCGGCACGTCGGGCGTCTCGAAACCGAAGACCTGGCCGTAGAACGACAACTCCGCTTCGAGCGCGGCCACGATCGTCTCCGCTTTCCGGAAACCGTGCTGCTCGCCCTCGAACCTCAGATAGGCGTGATCGATTCCCCGCCCCGCGAGCCCGGCCACGAACCGGTCCGCCTGCTCCGGCGGGCAGATCTCGTCCTCGAGGCCCTGCAGGAACAAGAGCGGGCCGGCGAGGGTGCCCGCGTTGTTGATCGGAGAGCGGTCCTTGTAGCGCTGTGCGGCCTCCGGCAGCGGGCCGACCAGTCCGTCGAGGTAGCGGGACTCGAAGTCGTGCGTCTCGCCGCCGTCGCCGGTCCACTGATCGAGGTCGAGGATCGGGTACATCACGGTGCCGGCGCGGTAGGTCGTCGTGGTGGTCAGCGAAGCGGCGGAGGTGTACCCGCCCGCGCTGCCGCCGCGGATGGCCAGCCGGTCGCCGTCGACGGTGCCTTCGGCGGCCAGTGCTTCGGCGACGGTGACGCAGTCCGCGACGTCGACGACGCCC
Proteins encoded in this region:
- a CDS encoding class I SAM-dependent methyltransferase, which produces MDSTQQFWEDFYRDKDQVWSGKANPLLVREVAALAPGAALDLGCGEGGDAIWLTQQGWRVTAVDISDVALKRAAGHAAEAGADGIVWERHDLAKSFPEGQFDLVSAQFFHSPVAVDDERDKALRRASEAVAPGGTLIVVGHAGWPTWLEEPPHKDVHFPTPAEVLEALALADSEWTVELKEVVTRDFPGPEGQEGTRSDNVLRVRRAA
- a CDS encoding S66 peptidase family protein yields the protein MKPPKTRPGDTIALVAPAGPVPPELVEKTLPVLHGWGVEVRVGECVRAAPTGYLSAPDEARAAEFTEAWLDPGVTCVLAARGGYGSQRMLDLVDWAALRAAGPKMFAGSSDVTALHRAVNVHLGLETLFSPLPATTLFDDVAAEHLRLSLFEPDEVRTITSPTGSPLVPGAATGTLIGGNLALLASGLGAPEQGSARDAIVLLEDVTESAYRIDRMLTQLLRSGWFDGVQGIVLGSWAACGDPGAIRDLMLDRLGPLDVPTVWDFGFGHVPASPTIPLGTRATLDADAGTLVVLP